Proteins encoded together in one Scyliorhinus torazame isolate Kashiwa2021f chromosome 20, sScyTor2.1, whole genome shotgun sequence window:
- the LOC140396829 gene encoding leucine zipper putative tumor suppressor 1-like isoform X2 produces MESTCRTGLAVATADASHVQFRLPRLVNNPPPASLTLPTLCPAGGSMGSVSSLITSQNLHDKQSKALDHRNRMTSQLHKLIRQQDGLLKLDKGPKTNGKCDRTEDFLYISISQTAGRGKRSQKSTARLTAFKVVPSRIGAANLNRPSERQASGKLPSQDDVRPGKHTEGEQKVPSHSETLSDSGQNSRPSLPTRSPGCSHGTEKLAAANLLNRLGGSARDIGRASCSLDSVLRNVASRISTSDNGHCPTSTSTNVSQGQLLSQCPSCTSTDRCVIQGHEERNEADLGGILAVKGTVSLSRYADKQEEERELDSAAQTGGQKVQRNHCQLLQLQLVQLQQDKTKLQDDFTQLSQERHKLRAKWESYQRQQAAVAPKLEEAEWEICQKSGEISLLKQQLRDSQAELTQKVSEVLSLKSQLREAKGKLSAREAMVDELRDSVRAKERELGVCENEQQRVRNTAEVLRGKVSQLERQIEDLKPGLASSREAGSTVPAAGSAPHPDRDLPRQQGESRSAPRRGELAGLQAELEQEKLRSRALSIDFHQERLLWRAEQQRVMEYQKKLQQTYSDVLHHNHSLERAMQQLATELKAREPLDGHLHGTHIHYEEIVATAI; encoded by the exons ATGGAATCAACTTGTCGAACGGGACTTGCCGTGGCAACTGCAGATGCCTCCCACGTGCAATTCAGGCTTCCCCGTCTAGTGAATAACCCTCCGcctgcctcactcactctgccgacaCTCTGTCCTGCCGGGGGGAGCATGGGGAGTGTCAGTAGCCTCATTACGAGCCAGAACCTGCACGATAAGCAGAGCAAAGCCTTGGATCACAGGAACAGAATGACTTCCCAACTTCACAAGCTCATCAGGCAACAGGATGGCCTGCTCAAGCTCGACAAGGGCCCCAAAACAAACGGCAAGTGCGACAGGACGGAGGACTTCCTCTACATCAGCATCAGCCAAACCGCAGGACGGGGAAAG CGGAGTCAGAAAAGCACCGCCCGGCTGACAGCGTTCAAGGTGGTGCCATCCAGGATTGGCGCCGCCAATCTCAATCGTCCCTCGGAAAGGCAGGCAAGCGGGAAGCTGCCATCTCAGGACGATgtgcgtccagggaaacacaccgaGGGAGAACAGAAGGTCCCGAGCCATTCAGAAACCTTGTCCGACTCCGGTCAGAATTCCAGGCCGAGTCTGCCCACTCGCAGTCCGGGTTGCAGTCACGGGACTGAGAAGCTTGCTGCTGCGAACCTTCTCAACAGGCTTGGGGGTTCAGCCCGGGATATCGGCCGGGCCTCCTGCTCCCTCGACAGTGTCCTGAGGAATGTAGCCAGCAGAATATCCACCTCTGATAATGGGCACTGCCCGACCAGCACAAGCACCAATGTCAGCCAGGGCCAACTCCTGTCGCAATGTCCTTCTTGTACCAGTACTGACAGGTGCGTTATTCAGGGGCATGAGGAGAGGAATGAAGCAGACTTGGGGGGGATCCTGGCGGTGAAAGGGACGGTCTCCCTCAGCAGGTACGCGGACAAGCAGGAGGAGGAGCGGGAGCTGGACAGCGCGGCACAGACGGGTGGCCAGAAGGTCCAGAGGAACCACTGCCAGCTTCTGCAGCTCCAGCTCGTCCAACTGCAGCAAGACAAGACAAAGCTTCAGGATGACTTCACCCAGCTTTCACAGGAGCGGCACAAACTCAGGGCCAAATGGGAATCTTACCAAAGGCAACAAGCTGCTGTGGCCCCCAAACTGGAGGAGGCAGAATGGGAG ATTTGCCAGAAGTCGGGTGAGATCTCACTGCTGAAGCAACAACTCAGAGACTCACAGGCCGAGCTGACGCAGAAGGTCAGTGAGGTCCTGTCCTTGAAGTCCCAGCTGAGGGAGGCGAAAGGGAAGCTGTCTGCCCGAGAGGCGATGGTCGACGAGTTGCGGGATTCAGTGAGGGCCAAGGAGAGAGAGCTCGGCGTGTGCGAGaacgagcagcagcgggtgaggaaCACAGCCGAGGTATTGCGAGGGAAGGTGAGCCAGCTCGAGCGCCAGATCGAGGATCTGAAACCGGGGCTGGCCAGCAGCAGAGAGGCGGGCAGCACTGTGCCAGCTGCTGGCTCTGCCCCCCACCCGGACAGGGACCTGCCCCGGCAACAGGGCGAGTCCCGCTCCGCGCCGCGGCGGGGAGAACTGGCAGGCTTACAAGCCGAACTGGAGCAGGAGAAGCTGAGGAGCCGAGCGCTCTCCATCGACTTCCATCAGGAACGTCTCCTGTGGCGGGCGGAGCAGCAGAGAGTGATGGAGTATCAGAAAAAGCTCCAGCAGACTTACAGTGACGTCCTCCACCATAACCACAGCCTGGAGAGAGCCATGCAGCAGCTGGCCACTGAGCTGAAGGCCAGGGAGCCGCTCGATGGTCACCTACACGGTACACACATTCATTACGAAGAGATTGTTGCCACTGCAATATAG
- the LOC140396829 gene encoding leucine zipper putative tumor suppressor 1-like isoform X1, with product MESTCRTGLAVATADASHVQFRLPRLVNNPPPASLTLPTLCPAGGSMGSVSSLITSQNLHDKQSKALDHRNRMTSQLHKLIRQQDGLLKLDKGPKTNGKCDRTEDFLYISISQTAGRGKVRNAASELEAPRGGPDVRDSQQPPATPALVPGQLEKRSQKSTARLTAFKVVPSRIGAANLNRPSERQASGKLPSQDDVRPGKHTEGEQKVPSHSETLSDSGQNSRPSLPTRSPGCSHGTEKLAAANLLNRLGGSARDIGRASCSLDSVLRNVASRISTSDNGHCPTSTSTNVSQGQLLSQCPSCTSTDRCVIQGHEERNEADLGGILAVKGTVSLSRYADKQEEERELDSAAQTGGQKVQRNHCQLLQLQLVQLQQDKTKLQDDFTQLSQERHKLRAKWESYQRQQAAVAPKLEEAEWEICQKSGEISLLKQQLRDSQAELTQKVSEVLSLKSQLREAKGKLSAREAMVDELRDSVRAKERELGVCENEQQRVRNTAEVLRGKVSQLERQIEDLKPGLASSREAGSTVPAAGSAPHPDRDLPRQQGESRSAPRRGELAGLQAELEQEKLRSRALSIDFHQERLLWRAEQQRVMEYQKKLQQTYSDVLHHNHSLERAMQQLATELKAREPLDGHLHGTHIHYEEIVATAI from the exons ATGGAATCAACTTGTCGAACGGGACTTGCCGTGGCAACTGCAGATGCCTCCCACGTGCAATTCAGGCTTCCCCGTCTAGTGAATAACCCTCCGcctgcctcactcactctgccgacaCTCTGTCCTGCCGGGGGGAGCATGGGGAGTGTCAGTAGCCTCATTACGAGCCAGAACCTGCACGATAAGCAGAGCAAAGCCTTGGATCACAGGAACAGAATGACTTCCCAACTTCACAAGCTCATCAGGCAACAGGATGGCCTGCTCAAGCTCGACAAGGGCCCCAAAACAAACGGCAAGTGCGACAGGACGGAGGACTTCCTCTACATCAGCATCAGCCAAACCGCAGGACGGGGAAAGGTGAGGAACGCCGCCTCTGAGCTGGAGGCTCCGAGGGGTGGGCCCgacgtcagggatagtcagcaaccCCCCGCCACACCGGCCCTGGTCCCTGGACAGCTGGAAAAG CGGAGTCAGAAAAGCACCGCCCGGCTGACAGCGTTCAAGGTGGTGCCATCCAGGATTGGCGCCGCCAATCTCAATCGTCCCTCGGAAAGGCAGGCAAGCGGGAAGCTGCCATCTCAGGACGATgtgcgtccagggaaacacaccgaGGGAGAACAGAAGGTCCCGAGCCATTCAGAAACCTTGTCCGACTCCGGTCAGAATTCCAGGCCGAGTCTGCCCACTCGCAGTCCGGGTTGCAGTCACGGGACTGAGAAGCTTGCTGCTGCGAACCTTCTCAACAGGCTTGGGGGTTCAGCCCGGGATATCGGCCGGGCCTCCTGCTCCCTCGACAGTGTCCTGAGGAATGTAGCCAGCAGAATATCCACCTCTGATAATGGGCACTGCCCGACCAGCACAAGCACCAATGTCAGCCAGGGCCAACTCCTGTCGCAATGTCCTTCTTGTACCAGTACTGACAGGTGCGTTATTCAGGGGCATGAGGAGAGGAATGAAGCAGACTTGGGGGGGATCCTGGCGGTGAAAGGGACGGTCTCCCTCAGCAGGTACGCGGACAAGCAGGAGGAGGAGCGGGAGCTGGACAGCGCGGCACAGACGGGTGGCCAGAAGGTCCAGAGGAACCACTGCCAGCTTCTGCAGCTCCAGCTCGTCCAACTGCAGCAAGACAAGACAAAGCTTCAGGATGACTTCACCCAGCTTTCACAGGAGCGGCACAAACTCAGGGCCAAATGGGAATCTTACCAAAGGCAACAAGCTGCTGTGGCCCCCAAACTGGAGGAGGCAGAATGGGAG ATTTGCCAGAAGTCGGGTGAGATCTCACTGCTGAAGCAACAACTCAGAGACTCACAGGCCGAGCTGACGCAGAAGGTCAGTGAGGTCCTGTCCTTGAAGTCCCAGCTGAGGGAGGCGAAAGGGAAGCTGTCTGCCCGAGAGGCGATGGTCGACGAGTTGCGGGATTCAGTGAGGGCCAAGGAGAGAGAGCTCGGCGTGTGCGAGaacgagcagcagcgggtgaggaaCACAGCCGAGGTATTGCGAGGGAAGGTGAGCCAGCTCGAGCGCCAGATCGAGGATCTGAAACCGGGGCTGGCCAGCAGCAGAGAGGCGGGCAGCACTGTGCCAGCTGCTGGCTCTGCCCCCCACCCGGACAGGGACCTGCCCCGGCAACAGGGCGAGTCCCGCTCCGCGCCGCGGCGGGGAGAACTGGCAGGCTTACAAGCCGAACTGGAGCAGGAGAAGCTGAGGAGCCGAGCGCTCTCCATCGACTTCCATCAGGAACGTCTCCTGTGGCGGGCGGAGCAGCAGAGAGTGATGGAGTATCAGAAAAAGCTCCAGCAGACTTACAGTGACGTCCTCCACCATAACCACAGCCTGGAGAGAGCCATGCAGCAGCTGGCCACTGAGCTGAAGGCCAGGGAGCCGCTCGATGGTCACCTACACGGTACACACATTCATTACGAAGAGATTGTTGCCACTGCAATATAG